The genomic region TTTGGAATGTATCCAATTCGAAAGGAAAATCAAGTGCCATATCAGGAACAAGATCATTAAAATTCTCTGAAATCCATTCAGTACGTCCACTAATAGCCCAGGCCTGTCAATGGTCAATAGCTTACAAAAATAAACAAACATGTAATGCAGAGAAAGAGACCTGCTAAATTCATATATGAGAAAGTTAACTTAAACTACCACATCACTAACTCTTACCTCCGGGTTCTGTTCACCACCAGTTCCATTGAATCTTGACTTTGAGTCTCCTGCCTCAACAGACAAGATCTCATCCAAAACAGACAGTTCAGGCTCAGAAGGATTGCTGGTAATATCAACATCAACCACATTTACTTCATACTCTGACTCAACAGATTCTGATCCTGACAATTGACCTTTGGGAATAACATCCTCATTAAAACAAACGAAAACTATATATTAAAATGATCAAAACAGAACTAACAGACCAGATACTTGCAGCATTTGGTCCATGGTTCAAAGGTAATGTTGAATAATTAACAGCATATGTGTCAACCACACAAAAAAAACATACTCATATATATGTATAATAACACACGGTTATTATTCCTATTATGCATAAATTTTGCCACAAGATCACACTTGTTTATTGTTAACTGTAATGTCAGCTAAAATCCACAATTGTTCTTGAAGATGAATGATGGAGAAGGAGGAGGTGAGCAAACTTATCAGTGCACAACTGATTACAGACCACCAGAAGCAGACATCCAGAGTCAATACAGGATCCTGGAACGTCTGACAATTCTGCATAAGTCTGCTCGTCTACTTAAATTTAGAAGCGACTTGCCTAACTTGGTCTAATAGTTGCAAAAATAGTCAAGAACACAATTCAAGCAATGCAAATCTAGAAGAGCCAAGCCAGCCATAATATATTTGAATGAAGTAATATCTAATTCGGCGTCTGCTCAGATTCCAATGCCCAAGCATTGGCCTCCATGAATATATTTATATCCCTCAACCATAAGATCATAACATTATAATTAGGTATATGCTGTTGAAATATATCAAATTTGCATACTGTACATACCGTCTCCTTCTAATTCAACAACATCCTCATCCCAAGCCTTTTTGAACAAGTCATCAAACTGTACAGACAACTCACTCTGCATACCCTAGAAATACATTGAGAAAACCTTTGTCAGCATGTGATCGTTATAATTGAGAAAAGACTTCACTCACATACCAAGCCGCACATGCCTATATATAATATCTATATATATAATTATAATATACATGTATGTATATATATGTAACCAAACCCTTTGCTCATTCACTTCTTGACTAGCTACTAATTCCAGATAAAAACTCCAAGATGTAAGAGAGTAATACATGGAAGGCTATATGTAGGCAAATCGATAACAAGATAACTGGCTAAAATAGGTAACTACACAAGAGAACTTCTAAAATTGATACAGAAATGCTGAGTCTAGTTAAAATTGTAACAGGTTCAAAATATTTGAAAATGGAAAGAAAGCATGTGGAAACAAAACTGACCAGCTTTTCATCTGATGTGCTCTTGACTGATCTTTGATCATTGTATACATTCCATGAGACTGGATATGCCTAACACAAGAGCTCTTCTGTCACTATGATATGTTCAAATTTACAACTTTCAATCAAGATCACAACTAAACTAACCTTGAGAGGACCAAGGTCCAATCCTTGCTTAAAACTTGGTGGAACAGCCTGCGCAGGGCCACCAGTCAGAAGTTGGCGTACCCATTCGCCATTAGAAGCACCTTCGGGAAGAGTTCTTTCTAGAGATTGGGAATCATCCAAGCCTCCTGGACGAAAAGGGCGGTTGCTGATGCTTCCCCGTACAAAATCCTTTGCTGGTCCGGCCATGCGTGGCAACGAACCAGACTCTTGTGCTTCTACAGTACGTTCTGTTTCATCAACCTAAGGAAATATAATAAGCAAACTCTGGTCCACATGTCGGAAACCAAAAAAACAATGGTGACACTACATTACTACAGTACTGTCATTACTACAACAGTGACCTTATGAAATATAAGGAAATGTTCGGCAAACATATTGCTCAGGCTAGAACAACTCGAAAAGCAACGCGAAAATGTGGCTCCAAAGTTGTTAGTTTGTGTCAACTAATGTGGACCAAAATTAAAACCTCTCCACTCTTCCTCAAGAGGGAATGGCTCGACCTCAGCTGCTTCTCATTTCAGGTGATTTAGACTCAATAAACTCAAAGACAACAAACAATGCATTATGATTCTGACTTCCCATACTCTGCTAAGCGATATTATTAATGTAAACACAAACACCGAGTGAGCCGCATACCTGCACAGATTTAGGTTCCCATATCCCTCCTTCTGATCCATTCTTCTGGCACCTAAACGGTAACTCCCATGTAGGAACAACAACAGACCGCGGCAACGATGGCTCCAACGGCACATTTGCCTTGTCAAACCAGTCGAAATCCCACTGCCTCCCAGCCTTTTCCGGTGCAAATACATCAGAATCCAATCTCGGCAACAAATATGTCTCCTCTATATACTCTTTTATCGACTCCGGCGTCTCCCTAACAAATGCAGGAGGCTGATACACAATTAAACGCATATCATCAACACTGACATCATGAATTTGTCACTAAACTCCACCAACTTTTCAGTTCAGAAGTAAATTCCGATAATCAATTGTACTAAAAGTGCTTATGCTAGAAGCTCGATACATGAAGCCGAACCCTAGGGATTGAAGAAACTGAAAGAACGAGAATTTAAGGCAATTCGAATAGGTAGAAGGAGGAGACTGACCAGAACGAAATCGGGGAGCGACTTGACGGGGTCGGAGCGCTCGGCGGTGAAGAGAGGCTCGAGCCTGAGGTGGCCGCTGTGGCCGGAGAACCCGACCCGGAATGAGAGCTCCTTCGCGGCTTCTATCGGATCCATTTACTTCTGTTTGAGTGTTCTGAGGGGTTTTAAGTCGGATTTTGGATTCGGAGTGGCTTCACTGTCACTCATTCACTCTCTATGGTGTAGAAGCCTAGAAGGCAGTCCGAGGAATTTGAAATCACGAGGGTTTAAAGTTTCTCATGTCTTCAACACTTCAACCCAGTCGCGCCTCTTGCCTTTGTGATAGTTTTTTGTTTTTGCAAATTGTTTTTCCGATGAAAGAAAGAAATTACAACGATGGACATTTAAAACATATTAAAAAAAAAGTCAGAAAAAAAGACATTTTGAGCAAATATAAGGTAAAAATGTATCTATCTAGCTGGGAGTTCCGACATGGTGGTCAAGACTAGCTCAAGCGTCTGCAATAAAGTTTCCTCTCTCTATACGTGAGTAAAACTAATTAAAGTGAAATGGCTAGTCAAAACTTGAATATCATGAATTATAATGAAAAGTAGTCTAATTTTACAACAATTTTTCAGTTTGACTTTGTGTTTTTTCATCCTACACATATCACTTAACGACTTCGGCTATGATTTTTTCTTTTTATGTATGAGAAAACTCCAAAAGTCATTCGCATATGATGAAATAAGTCCATTACTTATGAAATTGTTTTACATATATTTCAAATGATTTCAAACAGTTTATAAAACAAAACAAAAAAGGATAAGATTATCTTTGTAATAAGAAAGTCTTGACTACGAAAAAAAAAAGTTAATTAAAAGAAAAGACTTCTTCTTTTTTCTGTTACAAAAAGAAAAGGTTTTTTTCTCGATAGAATTAAAAGAAAAATTAATTAAAACAAAAGAGTTTTACCAAAATCAGCTTGGGTGTACCACGTGTCTAAAATTTTGTGGTACACACTAGATTGACGCAAAGCACGGGCCACGAAACATTAAACAAGATTTAAGTGTGGTATCGCGTCCGACTCTCTCTCCAGAATCTTCACCTGACTTCATCCCTATATAAAGCTCTCCCTATGAACAATTTCGTGTTCTAATCCCCAAACCATCATCCGAGAGAGATCGAGATTTTCAATTTCAGTGAGCAAGTATTGTCTCTGCCATCAATCTTTACGGTTAGTTCCTCTTCTCCTTCTTCATATTTGATTTACCCATTTTTTTGCTATATATTTCAATATTTGTGTATGGAAATTTAGGAATCTTAGGATCACATCTTGAATTACGACATGTTTATCGCAATTGATTTATCTCGGAAGATAGAGATTCTTCTAATAGGAATATATTGACGATTTGAAATTAGGGAGACTGGTGATTTCGTCAGCTTTATTGTCTTTTCTCCTCTAAAGATTAGTCTTGAAAAAGAATAGGTTAGTTTGTTAATGTCTTCGTTTTTCCCATAATTTCAATGGGAGAATATGAACTTTTGATTTTGTAAAAGCTCGAAATGAGTTTTTTCTTGTTCTCCTGAAATTGGAGTATAATCCGTGTTGTTGTTCTTTGGCTACAGATGTCGTACTCGAGAAGGTCAAGGTACTCTCCCTCTCCTTCGCCTAAGCGATACAGGTCTCCATCTCCTTCCCCAAGGCGATACAGGTCCATTTCGCGGTCCGTCTCGAGGTCCATGTCCAGATCAAGGTTTGTGCCTTTATCCCAGCTGTTTTTCACGTTCTGTTGAATTGTTTACATTATTTGTGTTTTTAGTGTGATCTTCATGTGTTTTGTTTTGAAAGCTTATGCGTTTCTGATTTGATTTGCAGGAGCCCATCTGTGGAGAATCCTGGGAACAATCTGTATGTGACTGGATTATCACCTCGGATCACAAGGAGAGAACTTGAGAAGCATTTTGCGTCCGAGGGAAAAGTATGTGTTGGACTGCCCTTTTCTATCTTGATTTGTATTTTTATCATCTTCTAATAGTGTTTGATATTTACTCATGATTTTAATTTTGCTGATTTGGGTGTTTTAGGTGATTGATGTCCATCTTGTAGTTGATCCATGGACAAGAGAATCTCGTGGATTTGGGTTTGTTACCATGGAAAATGTTAATGTGGCTGACCGCTGCATCAAATATTTAGATCGCTCTGTTCTTGAAGGTCGTGTGATTACAGTGGAGAAGGTAATGTTTGTTCCCTTTTTACTGTGATTATTGCTGGTTCGTCCATTTGGTTCAATTTTTTATTTAGTTTGTACTCTATTCTACATTATAGTGGGAGTTTTAATTGTTTGCTATTGGTTACTTGAGATTGAAAGTTTGTTGCTTCTTTCCACTTGAAGTGTTTCTGGCAGCACGTTAGCTGTGTGCAGCAGCTCTTCACCAATTTCCAAACCACAACTTAACAAACCAATCAAACTCACCAAGTATCAGATCACTAGGGTTGTATGCCCTGCATTTCTCTCTTTTGTAGAAGTTAAACATATTCTTGCTATATATGTTCTGTTTCCATTGCCTTGGCATATAATAATTCCTAGTAGATACTCCTATTTTGTTGTTAGTCGGTTTGGTACTCAATGATCTCATTCTTTGTTTTGGTCTATTACAGGCTAGAAGGCGGAGAGGGCGAACCCCCACTCCAGGAAGGTATCTTGGTCTGCGAACAATTCGTGGTAAGCCTTTTTTTATCTGCTCATACTTGATATGTCACTTTTACTTCTCTGGTGTCTCTTTTAATGAGTTGTTTGTTTTCTTTGTAGGGCGCCGGCGAACCCCTAGCTACTCCCCACCTCGCAGGTCTCCTACCTACTCTCCTTACAGAAGGAGCTACAGTCGATCGCCCGGTTACTCATCTGACCGAAGTAGGAGCAGATCATACTCTCCTCCATACAGAAGGCGGAGATCTTACTCTCCTGACTATAAGAGGCGGCGGTCTTACTCTCCTGACTATAGGAGGCGCAGGTCTTACTCTCGCTCATGTTCTCCTTACAGCAGGTCACCAGTGAGATACCGTGAGCGATCCTACTCTCCTTATAGAAGGGATTACTCACCAGATGACTCTTACTATGGAAGGAGGCGACGCTATCGCTCTGTCTCACGTAGTGTCTCGCCCAGGTACCGGAGGAGCTCAAGGAGGAGCTACTCACGCAGTGTCTCTCCAAGGCCTAGGAGGGTTTCTCGGAGAAGTTACTCACCTAGTGTATCTCCTGAACCAAGGAGGAGAAGCTCAAGGAGGAGTTACTCTCGGAGTGCTTCTCCTAGATACAGGGGCTCAAAGTCCCACAAGGGTTCAGCCCTGCGAAAATACTCCAGGAGCTGCTCTAGGAGTCGAAGTCCGAGTGTGAGTGCAAGTTCTAGATTTATGTCAAGATCTGCCAGTCCTGGATCTACCTCATCTTCAACATGAAGTCTGTTACTAAGCACATCTCCGGCTTTGTAGGGATTGTGATTTCATCGTCCCAGTATTTGATCCTGTAGGGATTGTGTATCTCGACTCGCTGTTATTAGACTGTTGCTATTGATAAATGTAATTGTTGTACTAGTTATTTCCTCTGCATGGTTGGTCAGGCGTTCTGTGCTTCAGTTATTTCATTGTTGTTTTTAGTCATGCGTTTCTTTTCTCACTCACAATCTGTTTCTGCAATTAGAAAGTGAATTGCCTAAAGTAGAATATGTTAGGAAACCATTTGTTCATGTGTTGAATAGGCAGAAAACTAACTGTTCTAAGCCTATCAAAGTTTACATCCTGTTCGATCTCAATCTGACGGTCATCAAGATCTTTTAGACACCCCAATATGGAGCCACTGATGCAGTGACTCGGTTAAAGTCCAGGGCATACAACCCTAGTGCAAGTATTAAATCTTTTCTGGATTTAATACTTGCACTCGGTGTTTGGAGAAAGAATGGATGTTCTTTTGAAAAACTGCACATCAGCTCTTCAAGCGAACAATTACTTGAAGAATGCACTGCTTCAGCTGTGGTAATGTGAATCAAGTGTTCGTGCTCTCTTTGGTTGCATATATGGATAATATTCTCTACAAATAGTTGGTCAGATGAAGAGTTCTCCTGTGTTTCTGACTTGTTCTAAGTTCTAATTGGTGTGAATTGATGTAGGGCGTACCTTTTGTCATCTTTGGAACTTTTGGGCATTGGACTTAACTCGATGGAAGCGAGGAGGTTGTAATGTGATTGCAGTCATTGTTGGGTTGCCGTAGATAGTTCGGTGGAAGACATTAACCAAAAGATGACTCAAATTGGTAATAACATGATAAACTTTCAGCCTAGAGCAACAGTGCAGATCATGTTCTTTGTAGTTTGGTTTGAGGAGAAGATGAGATGACTTGCTCACTGTATATCAAATAATATCTGTGCTTGTTTGTTGGTAATGGAAGAACGAATCTTCAACATGATCCAGAAAAGAGAAAAGAAAACGATTGTTAGCTTGCAAGTGATCAAATCATTGGTTATACTCTTCTCTTTCTTAGACGAAGAATTCAGTATAATAACTTCATTGTAAAAGCGCTTGTTTCACGATCATACTGTTCCATTACATGTAATTCAAATTTTCATATTTATCTGCCTTCGTTCACATCGTGTTGCTTCATGTTAAGAGGTGTGAATGTGCGCGCTGATGTGCCCCGAAGTACAGTTCTAACCTGGTAAGAATGTCTGTTTCTAGTCCCACATCGAGGAAACTGAGAAGAATATCCACAGAAAAAACATATAAAAGTAGAGCTAGGGTCTCATTGTAAAGTGTCTTTGCGCTTGGGGCAATGACGCAGCTAATGAGGTTCTAACCGAGGCGCGTCTATTGCTGGTTGAAAACTATTTCCAAACCCCCTCCTGGGTTTGCCTAGTGCCCTCGAGAATTTCTGGAAGGGCTCCCTTCGGGGTAAAGCCCTACAATTCTAGTCCTACTGTTTTTTTTGCTCATAAAAATATACAATCAGCCATAAATCCTGTGTGATAGTTTTTTTAATCCAGAGCACAATCTATGAGAACTGGCGACGGTGCTTGAAGTTCTTTGTGGTTGTTTTGGTTTCGTGAAATTGGATTCGAGGTTGTTGAGACACTGTTTGAATCGAGGTTATACTGCTAGACTACTGGGTAGTACAATGGTGTTTTCATTTGATTTGTGTTTTCATAATTATGGTATAATTGTGTTTTTATTAGTATCAAGCTGAAGAATTTTCTGTGTAATTTGTTCAATTTGCCGCCCAAACGGGACACCATCTCAGTCCTCTAGGCCCTTTCAAATTCAATCATACTGATTCAAATCTGGAAAATCAAATCGAACCAGACCTATAAGGCTCCAAAACGGAAGAAACTAACAAAAGGTTTGAGAGATTGAGAGGACATGAGCTTTTTCGGGTGGAAGAATATATATGAATGTGAGTCTCTGACTGTTGAGGTTGATGCACATAGCCGCATCTGCCCCGGGGGATGGGGGGATTTGACAAAGCCCGAGTCCTAAAAATATTAATGGGAGTTGCGTTCCCGATCAAGGTGTTATATGAAGCAAAGACCAAATCAACACAAATTTTTTATCTTCAGTTCTAACAGATTTCTTATTATACAGCAATATCATCTATGTAATCCTTTATAGATTATGTAGGTTTTAGAGATTGCTGTAACTTTAAGGAATTTGGCTTCTCTTTCCTCAGTATCTCAAAAGTATGTACACTGACAGTTATAGGAAATCTGTTTGAAGCAACAGTTTTCATTTTCTCTTAAAATAGATAAAAAGCAAAAATCAAGATATGAGGAACTTGTTGAAGTTGCTGAAGACATGAGGAACTTGTTGAAGTTGCTGAAGACAGTGTCTTGATTTCTCATTCAAATAAGCCAAACGATTAAGTAGGATTTTTTTGAAGTTATGTTCAGTACGTGCGCTACAAGTTTTTGCTGAGGTACAGTGTGACATGATCGGAGGTTTCAGTACGAATTACTGGTTTCTACCATTGGTGTCACTGAAGCCTTCATGTGGAGCAGTGCTGGTATGCATGTACAAAAGTTTGTATTTCATTGGAAAGAAGAATTGCAAGCTCGATCGGTTTGTGTCTCATGAATATTGGTAAATTCATGCGTGGTTATCAATCATGACAAGCAAAAGAGCACACTTGCGAAGTTTGTTTTTATTTGTATGGATTTCCGACATAACCATCAAGTGTCTACATGCAATTTTTATTCAAGATTGTCTTGTTGTATTGCTTCATGTAGTATATGATCTATACCAGACCACGGAGAATATGCAGTAATGAGGTATGATACATAGTAGCCAATTGATTATGCAAGCTAGTTCCTCCAAGATGGAGATAAATTTGAGCACATGTAGATACTCGGGTGGTAGACAATAGGAGTAGCATTTGGGGAGTGATGACTCCTCACCAGTATCCCATGTTTGTAAAACGTTTATTGTCCCACATCAGTCATATGAGACAAGCACATAAATAAATAAAAGTATAGATACGGCGGTGTTGGAATGTAGTACTCATATCTTTCTCGCCCTTTTGGCTAAGATCAAGTGTAGTATCTGTTCTTATCAGTTTAATATCTGATATGTGGACCAATGGTTCACACGATATTAAATTAATTTTTTAAAGAGATGAGTCTATCACAATAGCTTGCTAGTGGGGCTTGCATGTGTTATCCTTGTGTTGCACTACAACAAGGTTTGGCACACCCTACCAAATAAAGTTCATGATTGGCAAAAAAATGCCACACAAAAAAGCTAGTGATATTTTGGTTCCCCTTGAATGTGGCTTCTTGCCAACATAGAGTTGTTGCCGTAGCACCATAAAGACTCGAGCCGTTGTCTAGAACTAAACCGGCCTACACGAACAGAGTCCGCCTACCAACAACAATTGCTTCATTATCATCTAGCTACCATCCCGTTAAGTAGTGTTTTTGTAGAAAAATTCTATCTACCATCTCGTTAAGTTTTCATCATGGTGGGTAAGATCAGAAGTTACAGGACTCGGCTTAACTAGGAGCTTATACAAACAGGACTTGATGCATTATATGTTGGATATCTAAACTCTCAACATACCACATCGGAGAATGAGTAAAACAAACATAAGGGGGAGACATAAGTATGGATGGTGGAGCGACATTGAAACATACTTACCTGGACAGGGTCAATGGGCGATCATGAAGACTCATAGCCTAGGCTAGTGACCTCCATTGCACTTCGGATGAGTGCTCGCTTAAGATCTCCTCAAGCGGGAGAGTCTACGTCATAATTTGTTGCAGGGGGGTTTGTGTTCGCGCAGCCCCTACATTCTAAGTTGTTGCAGGGGGGTTTGTGTTCGCGCAGCCCCTACAATCTAAGTTTTAATTTTGTAGCGCAGGGGAACCAAAATATCACTAGCTTTCTTAATTAGGTCCCGGCTTAACTAGGAGTTTATACAAACAGGACTTGATGAGCTTATTATGAATTATATGTTGGATATCTAACCGGTGGCGGATTCAAGACGAAAATCTCACATGGGCTAAATGCAACGCACAAAAAATTTTAACCAACAGTACGAGAAATTTTAGTTTAGAATTACCGACCTTTCTTATTTAGGTCCTGGCTTAACTAGGAGCTTATACAAACAGGAGTTGATGCGCTTATTATGAATTATATGTTGGATATCTAAGTATCTAACCTCTCAACATACCGCATTGGAGTTGATGCGCTTATTATGAATTATATGTTGGATATCTAAGTATCTAACCTCTGAACATACCACATTGGAGAATGAGTAGAACAGACAAGAGTGGGAGAGAAAAGTATGGATGGTGGTGCGACATTGAAACATACTTACCTGGACGGGGTCAATGGGTGATCATGAAGACTCATGGCCTAGGCTAGTGACCTCCATTGCACTTTGGAGGGGTGCTCGCTTAAGATCTCCCCAAGAGGGAGAGTCTAGCTATGTCATAATTTGTTGCAAAGAGGTTTGCGTTCGCGCAGCCCCACAATCGAAGTTTAAATTTTTATCCAATTTTGAATTTTTGATGTGCTACAAATTATGTTTGTTTCATAGCTTTGATTATTCTTAGTCACCGTTTTCCGATCTAATTTTTATGTCTGTATTGATGTATCTCTCTAATGTTGAAAAGTGTGGGAAACAGCTTTTCCCAAATCACAGGTGATGAACAGTTCACGTGAAGGACGAGGACTTTTACGATTCAAAAATGGCTACTGTGAAACCTATCGAGGGTGGTGCCTTTCTGTTCTTCAATCTTCTTCCTGATGTAATAATCGATCCAAACAGTATGCATGAGACCATGTCATTGAGGGTGAGAAATGAGCTGCAACCAAGTGGATTCATGTGAGATCTTCAATAGAGAAGGTTGCAGATGCCTATAGTATTCCACGACGGCCGACTGGTCTAGGAACCAACTCCGGTGATGGCTTAATTAAGGCTCTTGCTGAGTTAGATTGGACTAATTCATTACGTAGCCACTGTAGGAAGACTACAAAACGACTCGTACATAGATAGGAATTTGCCTATACGACGACGTGATGATGGCTTATAGAACAGAGATTGAAATCCTTTATTTTTATTTTTTTCAAGAGTGAAAGATTTGGGAATAAAATTCCTTGCATTCCCGGCTCCAGTAACTTTGAGTTATGACTTATGAGAGAATTTTCAAATGGAAGTTCTGAATTGTTGGTATTGTTTCATGTAAGTAGCAATATAGCATACAGTCGAACTAAGATTGTGAGTAAATTAGAGACTGGCAGTACTTGTCAGAAACTTAAAACCACATCGTTATAGATTGAATGATGTATTTAGTCTCATCATCATAAAACAAAGCAGCTGTGACCGTAACCA from Fragaria vesca subsp. vesca linkage group LG3, FraVesHawaii_1.0, whole genome shotgun sequence harbors:
- the LOC101294250 gene encoding uncharacterized protein LOC101294250, yielding MSYSRRSRYSPSPSPKRYRSPSPSPRRYRSISRSVSRSMSRSRSPSVENPGNNLYVTGLSPRITRRELEKHFASEGKVIDVHLVVDPWTRESRGFGFVTMENVNVADRCIKYLDRSVLEGRVITVEKARRRRGRTPTPGRYLGLRTIRGRRRTPSYSPPRRSPTYSPYRRSYSRSPGYSSDRSRSRSYSPPYRRRRSYSPDYKRRRSYSPDYRRRRSYSRSCSPYSRSPVRYRERSYSPYRRDYSPDDSYYGRRRRYRSVSRSVSPRYRRSSRRSYSRSVSPRPRRVSRRSYSPSVSPEPRRRSSRRSYSRSASPRYRGSKSHKGSALRKYSRSCSRSRSPSVSASSRFMSRSASPGSTSSST